Part of the Labrus bergylta chromosome 19, fLabBer1.1, whole genome shotgun sequence genome, ttgttgcCCAACACCTTTCATACCATTCAGGTTCCCGTTGCCACACAGCTTACATGTTAAAACGTCTGTTAATATAAATTTGGTGTAACATGCTTTTTCGTGATTCAGTGATACAAAGATAGTCAGGTTTTAAGGATATGGAAGAAGTTTCTGACTTGGCTTACACAAGTGTGTAAGCCTGATAACAAACACTAAATTCTGTTCCGTGTTCAAAATGTTGTCATTAAATACTGACTTATCCAGAGCTACAGGGATGACTCGATATATGTAACAGATTAAACAAATGACACAAAGTGACCACCTGTATTAGATTACAATGTGGATTATATATTTATCTCACATAGTCAATGGCTCCCTCGTGTGGAAGAGTGATGAAATCAGTTTTTCACTAAATAGACTGTGCCACCATAAGAGACCCAAGTTAACAGTATTTCATGGACAGGAAAATTGTTCACCATAAAAATTGAGATACAAAATACTTTGCAGTGTTTTGGCAAAACCAAAAGATGATTGTTTAAATTCATACTGTATGAAAAGATTTgttcaatttgttttaaaataacttgCACTTGAAGCATTTAATAGTCCACAGAGAAGCAGATGGTCAAATGTCTCCCCTTTTCCAAGCATAGACTAATTGAAAAGCATTAAGCaagtattattttaattttctcaTATTTGTTAATACTATGTTTacagtataaaatgtttttggaaaTGTCAAAAATTACATGTTGAGTTGCTTTAATATgagaaatcatttatttttagccATTGGTGTTATAAAGGAAAGGGAGGATTTGTAAAAAGAGTtggcatgtttttgttttttttatccaaacaacattttattgcaGCTCAGCCTTTCTAAACAGTCACAATCTTAAAGCACTCTTCTCATTGATAGTTCAATATTTTAGCCCTGCCTCTGCTTGTGTCTTGGATTTGTcttgcagaaaacaaacaaacgtccTCTACGTCGAACAAAGAAACAATCTTTGCAGCGCCTCTTCAGGGCAGACTTTGTCTTCATCCCTGCAGCGGGCTGGACCCATGGAAGCTGCGGACGCACTCCTAACAGAGATGGTCCAAACTGAGCAGAGGAGCTCGACCAGGAGGGCTGGACAGAGCTGATTCTGAGCGACGACTGGAGAAGTGCACGGGGAGCTGTGGTGAGCGTGCAGAGACGACGGTAAGCACTTGCTGCTGGTGAGGCGAGGTGAAGATTTATCCAGCTCACACTGGCCACTCGGCGAGACAGAGAGGTTGCAAGGTGCTTCAAGAGGAGGGGTGTCATGGTGTCCAGGCTGAGGAGGGAGGAACAAGAGATGATGCAAAGTTAATACAGTGACTAAATGAAGATATCATTAATTCATGACCTAAGAGTTTTTCCTCAAGTCTCGAGTTTTGAATatcatatttgaatgtttttaaagatttacagTGTATGATCAGTAGCTTATTACTTGATCTTtaaactgaattatttttggtaACAAGAAAGTGAATAGCTCAGATTAAAATAATAGTTTCTTTATCAATATAAACATGTGACGTGTGAAAGACAGCCTACTGCTCCGCTATTCAATGAATCATTATATTTCACCTCTGTGCAGTCAGGCTCTTCAAACAAACATATCAATCGATGTGAACGTATGCATGACCTTGCAAGTGAAGATATTCAAAACtgttaaacatgtaaataatacAGTCAATGCCACAAGGATAGCCTCGATATCTCAAGGAGACAAGCATGACAGAGTTGACCGACTAGCGCCAGGggtaaaaaaaggcaaacatttgTATTGGACCAGGAAAATTCGTATCCTGAAAATAAATTAAGGTAAACAAACCCTCAGGACTCGGTGGACAGTCAAAACCGGAGGATATTTCCAAGAATATGGTGTTTTAATCGCCACAACACCACCGCGGTGATGTATTTGCTGCAAGGATACAACTACGTCCGGTTAGAGTAACACGGCGAGTTTTAATTCCCTCAGTTTGGCCTTTCAGACAGATTTCTCCCGTTTGCTTTGTAGAAATATTGCTCCTCGCGCCATTAGCAGCAACGAAGTCTAAATTGTATTTATAGGTTTCCGCTTCTTGTATAGCCCATATTAAATCCAGGACTTATCTGAATGTTTCGCAGAGGATATTAGGCAGTATACCGGTACTCCGGACCTGAGAAGCAAAACTCAGGGCTAAGCAATGTCCTATACACATATCCTCTGCAAGGCATCTTGGGAGAATAGATTGTTGTAAACATGGCGGCCGCAGTGGGGAGACTTCTGTCCTTCAGTAAATCTGCTAAGGTGTTTGTTTCACCTTTGAGGTTCACTGCTGTACCTGCGCACCGATACAGCGTAGACGTTTCCAAGACTGGCGAGGCGATTACTCACACCGGACAGGTAAGTTAACATGTGATTCTCTCTGATGCTGTCATATTGTTCAGGTGTTATTCCTCACGTTAGCTTTAGCTTTGTGTTTGGGCTGCTAGTAGGTCTAAAGACCTTCATCCAAAATGTTTCCCCCCTGACCATCTTGACTTCGGccatttatttatctattgtGACGCCAATGTTTCCATTTATGATATCATAGTTTGCAAGgtcagatcttttttttgtgttttctccccTGAGGTGTTTGATGAACATGATCCCAGAAGAGCTAGATTTGTTGGCAGACAGAAAGAGGTAAGGATGATGAAACACGCTTATTAAAGTGAATCTTCAAAGTTAAATGTAAACACTTTGGGTTTAACACGAATTCACTAAAATGAGACCGTCGATGTTTAGGCGGTGTTACGGTACACAGACATGTCGGTTCGGTTCGGTTCAGTAAATGGACCTCATGCAACACTTGTTTTCCTTTATTAGGAAGATttagaatttcccttttacacattgggctaagtgctcaggttactttttaataacatttaaaattaagcattgttaaaaaaacacaaaataaacttgtgctgcatccttcaaccaaaagagtctccaataaataaaagagttcAAGtgttttagaatgaaatgaagtaattaatatagcctatatgtaaaaatatttattttaaattacactgacaccttttagtttatgaaggcaacagtTTCttgaatgccctttgagcacataatgAACCTAATCacaatccattcatacaccgccactgaagcagcgggagcaatttggggttaagtgtcttgccacaTCGGACGTGTTGCCCacctggggatcgaaccctcgacctttcgGTTAAAtgcgatgactctaccaactgagccacagccagtgtgagaactattaatatttccctctgtccaTATAAGAACTTAAATGGCATTTGTTGTGGCGTTGGCCCGTTCAGAATGACTAGCAAAAGGCAGTCTGTTGGGGTGGgagggtgttcattctatcatgctgcaggttatgctcccacacagacgtGTCTCCCCTTTCACGCAGCAGCGCTGTTGGAGCGGGATCAtcactgaaaatgaaacttCAGCGCAAGTCCGTAAAAAGAACTCcgtcccggttatatgcaactgtccaaacCCACAGGGCTCGAGGAACtagtaatctgcacagtttatgtttgaactttttaacAAGTTgctaactaaaagctgtgtcccataccagcgccttcctccaccctgcgGCGTGCTTCCGCTTTGctgtccgtgtgggaacacagattaaagcacGTCTGTTCCGCGCGCACTCGGATCGGTCCGTgtagtacgtgtacctttacacccctagtCAATGTGCATCACTGGTGTTGTGTGAGCCTGGTATTGATCCTTACATTGGCAAACTTTTGGACTGATTCATTCAAATAATACAATCTTCTTCTGCACAGATTCATGATAAAAGATAAATCAATTAAAGTTCAAAACGGTACACCTCTCACTACAGTGAATCACATAACACTAGTTCAGCACTTTTAAAGTATTTCTATTGAAAATGGTGGAGTTATTCTATTCTCACCCCTGACTTCATTTAACAGCTGTATTCATACAGCACACATTGTACACATGGATCCCTCATCATCAGCTGTGCAGACAATTTCAGTCTCTCAAAGTGTTCGTTAAAGCTCTGTGTTCCACTTCTCACTTCTATATACCAACTATTTCTAATGCATTTTTTGTGTCAGGTGAATAAGAACTTTGCCATCAAATTGGTCGCAGAAGAGCCAGTGACTGACATTGAGGCGAGAGTGGTGTcatgtgatggtggtggaggggCCCTGGGCCATCCTAAAGTCTACATCAACCTGGTCAGagcctgtacacacacacacacatttattgagATTAATTGAATGTGTCCACTTTTACATTATAAAcccctcaaaaaaagtttggaaccATTATTTCGGTCAATTATTTCGCCCcttttaataatactaattggtgtggttttttatattgttggaAAGCTTGAtgagtcacctttacaacgaggtataacttgtaagtaTCATGCATTCGTGGAATGAGCAACACTGCTAAACGTGTGAGTAGCGCCCAaagaaaatgtgccaaaatcccctgcatGTTCCCTACCCGCAGTAAGAAGCTTTTTACACTATATTCATTTTACACTGTCAGTGACCTCAGCAGCGTGTGGAAGATCCATATGCAGCCACAACAACTCGGCACCTCGTCCTCATGCTGGTCACATTTTGCTGTGGGATGGCATCCCATTCCTCAACCAGGAGTTGTTGAAGGTCAACCAGCGTGGTTGTGTTGGTCACTCCGGCATGAACAGC contains:
- the ndufs6 gene encoding NADH dehydrogenase [ubiquinone] iron-sulfur protein 6, mitochondrial; this translates as MAAAVGRLLSFSKSAKVFVSPLRFTAVPAHRYSVDVSKTGEAITHTGQVFDEHDPRRARFVGRQKEVNKNFAIKLVAEEPVTDIEARVVSCDGGGGALGHPKVYINLDKDTKVGTCGYCGLQFKQKHHH